Genomic segment of Thermoanaerobaculia bacterium:
CACGACCAGGTCGAGCATCTCGTGGCGGGGAAACATCTTCACCTGCCCGAGGGCGATCTGGAGCTCGAGAGCCGCGTAGGCGCCGAGGAGGAGCTGCTGCCCCGTCTGGCCGCGCGCGTAGAACGTGCGCGAGACCTGCGCCCCTCCGAACGACCGGTTGGCGAGATAGCCGCTGTACTCGCGCGCGAACGGCACGCCGAGCGCGACCGACTGGTCGATGATCGCCATCGAGAGCTCCGCGAGCCGATACACGTTCGCCTCGCGCGAGCGGAAGTCGCCCCCCTTCACCGTGTCGTAGAAGAGGCGCTCGACGCTGTCGCCGTCGTTCTGGTAGTTCTTCGACGCGTTGATGCCCCCCTGGGCGGCGATCGAGTGGGCGCGGCGGGGGCTGTCCTGGTAGCAGTAGCACTCGACCTCGTAGCCGAGCTGCGCGAGCGAGGCGGCGCCCGAGGCGCCCGCGAGCCCGGACCCCACCATGATGACGCGGTACCGGCGCTTGTTGGCGGGGTTGACGAGCTTCATGTCGAAGCGGTGCTTGTCCCACTTCTTCTCGATCGGACCCGAAGGAACGCGTGCGTCGAGATCCATTTCGTTTACCTCAGGAAACCCAGCCGAGCATGACGGCGGCGGGGATCAGGATGTAGCCCGCCGTGATCGCGGCGGCGAAGACCGGCGCCGCGGCGCGGCGGAGAGGATGGTATTTCGGCGAGCCCGCGCCGAGCGTCTGCACCATGCTCCACGCCCCGTGGTAGAGGTGCATGCCGAGCAGGATCATCGCCACGGCGTAGACGGCGGAGATGGCCGGGTCGCGGAAGGAGAGCACGACGTTACGGTAGACGTCGGTCGGGCTGTATCCGGGGCCGGTCGTCAGGAACGTGAACATCATGAGGTGGTAGACGACGTAGACGAAGAGGAGCGGCCCGCTCCAGATCATCGTGCGGGCCGCGTACGTCGTCTCGATGTTCTTCTTGACGGCGTACCCGATGGGCCGCGCCCGGCGGCTCGCGAGCGACACCTGGATGGAGGCGACCACGTGGAGCACGAGCGAGACGAGCAGGACGAGCCGAACGATCCAAAGGATCTCGATGATCCCGTGCTTGAGGAAGTGCGAGTAGTCGTTGTACGGCCCCGGCCCCGCGAAGACGAGGAGGTTCCCGACGAGGTGGCCGATGATGAAGAGGGTCAGGATCACGCCGGTGACGGCCATGACCTGCTTTTTGCCCACCAGGCTCTTCCAGAAATCCCGTAGCTCGCTCATTCGCCGATTTCCACACCCTTTCCCGCCAAGCCGGCGGCCCGTGAAAACGCGTACTCGTTTCGTCAAGGTATTAACATCCCCGAAGGCCGGGGACAAGGGGTATCCGCGTCCTTTTGCGGGAGGCGGCCGCCGCAATCGTGCTCCTTCCCGCGAGATCCTCGGCCCGGATCATGACGAAACCGTTCTCCCGGCCGGTCCTCGATCGTGCGGTGCCCCTGATCAGCATCGATCCGG
This window contains:
- a CDS encoding succinate dehydrogenase cytochrome b subunit, producing the protein MSELRDFWKSLVGKKQVMAVTGVILTLFIIGHLVGNLLVFAGPGPYNDYSHFLKHGIIEILWIVRLVLLVSLVLHVVASIQVSLASRRARPIGYAVKKNIETTYAARTMIWSGPLLFVYVVYHLMMFTFLTTGPGYSPTDVYRNVVLSFRDPAISAVYAVAMILLGMHLYHGAWSMVQTLGAGSPKYHPLRRAAAPVFAAAITAGYILIPAAVMLGWVS
- a CDS encoding FAD-binding protein, with protein sequence MDLDARVPSGPIEKKWDKHRFDMKLVNPANKRRYRVIMVGSGLAGASGAASLAQLGYEVECYCYQDSPRRAHSIAAQGGINASKNYQNDGDSVERLFYDTVKGGDFRSREANVYRLAELSMAIIDQSVALGVPFAREYSGYLANRSFGGAQVSRTFYARGQTGQQLLLGAYAALELQIALGQVKMFPRHEMLDLVV